From Campylobacter pinnipediorum subsp. caledonicus:
GCAAAAAATTATAAAAACAATTCCCTCTAAAGTATAAAAGAGGGAATTTTATTTTATTAAAATTTGTATGAAAACATTAATTTTGCTGTTCTACCACGAGCAAAGTTGTTTTGGAGGTATTCTGTATAAAAATAATTCCCATTTTTTTGCTTTGTGTGAATCACTTTTGCATATTGTGATGCTGAGTCGTTATTTGCATCAAGTGGGTTTACATAAAGTTTGTCTGTTAGATTGTCTATAGCAAATTTTATCATAAAATTTTTACTAGGTTCATATGTGGCATAAATATCATATATTATAGGCTGGCTTTCAAACTCTTCATATTCTGCTATTTGACCTATACTTTTATATTGTTTACCTGTTGCATCTTTTGGACATTGTAAAGCTCTTTCAAAACTAAAATTACCATGTTGATCTAATGGATGAATAGGCTTAGCTCCACCTTCGCACATTAAAGTTGTATCATATTTGCTTCTTTTGCTCTTACCATAGTATTTTGCAATACCTCCTAGTGTAAGTTTTTGATCAAATAATCTTACTCCTAGTTCAAGGGAACCGTATTGATTGGGCAATATTGTAACCTTTGTTAATCCAAAACTTTGTGCATCAGCTTGATCTACAGTTATATTATCTGCAGTCCTTGATATATCGCTATAAGATGCTGGTTGATTTGTTCTTTGTTTCGCAAAGCTTGCATTCGCAAAAAATGTTCCCATATCATAGCTTATTTCAGCCTCGAAACCGTTTATAAATACTTCTTCATTATGGTTTCTGTGATATATGGTTCCGACAGTCACAGATGTTCCGTCTAGATATTTTCCAGGAACTACCCTGTAGCTTAATATATTGTGTATAAAATTTTCAATTCTTGTTTGATATCTTGTGAATTTATATCCTATTGTATCGTTTTTTGTAATTACTCCTTGAGTAAACCCATTAAATCCTATTTGTTTGGTTTTGGCTGTTTCTGGTTTTAGGGATAAATTTTTTCCAGCATTGCTTAGGTTTGAAAAGAACATTTCTTGTATAGTAGGTGCTCTGTGTGTCCTTGATAGCCCTATAAAAGGTGTAAAATATTCATTAAGATTGGCTGTTACCATAAAAGAGTAATTTAGAAAATGATCTTTTATTTCATCTTGTTTTGTTATTATATTGTTTGGATTTTGTGTGAAACCTTTTTCTATTTCATCTTGATCATGTATATTGTTTTTCTTTACTTTATTCCAATCATAGTAAGGTTTATAGAGCTCTTCTAATCTATTAAATTCCGGCTCTAATGCCTCTCTTTCTTTTGACTTTTCGGGTAATTTTTTCCAGATCTCATCAAGTTTGTTCCATTGATCGTTTAATTCATCAACAAATTGACTAACCGTAAGCAGGCTTTCGCCTTTATTTTTGTATTTAACAAAATTTATATTATAATTAAAAGTTAATTTATCCCAATTAATTGAATTATCTAAGTAAAAAGCTTTAAATTTTTGTTCTCCTTGTGGAAAAAATGAATTTGTTGGCAATGCCGCATTTATTTTTTCTGCTTCAGAAAAAGTACCGCCTAAAAACTCACTAGTTGATACCAAACAATCATCGTTTTCTTCATCATCTTCGCAAATTTTATATATTTTAAGCTCATCAGGGTAGCGATTTCTAGAGTATTTATTTTCTAATACGTTTAAACCAAATGTAGTGCTTAACGTTGAATCTTTCGGTAGCTCAAACTCAAATGTGTTGCTTATATCAAATATCTCAGCTTTATTTTCTCCAGTAAGTGGCTTGTTTATTCTTCTGTTTATTATCTCAGCACCTATATCATAGTTTTGTTGATTGAAATTATTTGAGTATAGAAAATTAAAATTAACTAAATTATTATCCGGTATATTTAGATTATAATTAATCTGCTTTGTATTATTTTTTATGCTACGACCTGCTAAGTGATTGTTTAAGGTTCTGTATTGTAATTCAAGTGAGTTATAGTCATCTGTATATTCTATCTTAAAGATATCGCTTTTTGGTTTTTGTCTAACTTTTTCAGGATCGTATGGTGTTGAATCATATGGAGATTTGTCAGGATAGTATTCTTTTTCATAATCTTCTGATATACGTTTTGTGTCTCTAATTGATTTTTCTGAATGTGTTTCACCCCCTCCAACTTCATAATTTTGTGATATGGTTTTTTCACTATGCCCATATAAAAATCCAAGAGCACCACCGTAATTAAAAAATCTCTTCCCAGCCACTGCAAACATATGCTCGGGTCTCATATCGTTGCTACCGACTTGACTTTTTAGCATACCACCTATATTTCTATCAAATCTTAAGATATCATCAACCGCGATTGTCTTAAAATTTGAAGAACCCATTAAAGAGTTTGCACCACCACTTCCTTTAAAAGAGCCTCTGTTTAGCTCAACACTTGTAATAAATGATGGATCTATGGATGCACCAAACTGAGATCCTGCACCACCCTTACCGCCGGTATCTCCACCACTGCTATAAAATGTCTGAGAAACACCATCGACCATTGTATTTACCCTACCAAATCCAGTGCCGCCCCTTATATTTACAGTAACGGCTCCAGCACCTTTGTTCATCTGTGTAAATGTGCCAGGTATTGATCTGATTATTGTATCAAGTGTTTTATCTGATTTATTTATCTCATCTCTGATACTTACAGCGCCACTTTTTTTATAGGCCTCATCTCTCTCTTTATGGTTTTGGCCAACAACTTCTACTGAATCTAACTCAACTTCATCCTCAGCATATGTAACAGATAAAATATTAACAATCAAAGCCAAACTAAGTCCGGTTTTAAGCAAATTATTCAACACAACTCCCTTTAGTTAACTAAACAATTTAAAAAATGTTTGTATTATATAGCTAAAGAATTTAAGATTTTATAAATTCTGATAATTGTAATCAAAATTATAATTTTAATTACATATCTTGTATGTTTGCGATATTGCATTAGTAAGTTAGATTTAGGCTATTTAGTTGATTTTATAAGCCAATATGATAACAAATATTAGCTTATAAAAGTGTAAATATGATCGTTTATATTTATTATGAATTTCTTACTATCAAGCTATCAGGAAGTTCAAACTCAGCTATAACAGCTTCTTCTTTTTCTCTCATTTGCCCATCATCTGTTTCGTGATCATATCCTAGCACATGAAGTAAGCCATGAGTAAACAAAAGTGCGATTTCAGCCTCTTTGCTATGTCCTAGTTCATTTGATTTTTCTTCAACCAAATCAACATTTATAAGTATGCAGCCAAGCGGCGCATGTGGCTGATAGACAAGTGGAAAGCTAAGCACATCAGTTGTTTTGTCAAATCCACGTTCTTTTAAATTTACTTTTCTCATCTCTTCGTTATCAACAAAGCACAAATCAACATCTCCCGGTGTTAAAAAATCGCAAATTTTATCTAGTATCTCTGGGTAGGTTTCATCGCAAGTTATCATTTTTTTCTCTTTTTAGCTTATTTTTGTATAATTTTATCTAAAAAATTTATGGGGTGCAAGAGTATGAAAAAAGCAGTTTGTATAATGAGTGGAGGAATGGATAGCACCTTGTGTGCTGTTTTGGCAAAAAAACAAGGCTATGATATCGTTGCATTGCATTTTGATTATAATCAACGCACGATGAGCCGTGAAAAGCGTGCATTTAAAGAGATATGCGACAAAATAGGTGTGGTAAAAAAGGTAGAGCTTGATGTTAGCTTTATATCTGATATAGGTGCTAATGCTTTGACTGATTTAAGTATGGATATAAGAAAAGACGGCGTTGCTGATGATGTGCCAAATACCTATGTGCCTTTTAGAAACGGCATTTTTATATCCATAGCTGCAGCACTTGCTGAAAAAGAGGGAGC
This genomic window contains:
- the ybeY gene encoding rRNA maturation RNase YbeY, with translation MITCDETYPEILDKICDFLTPGDVDLCFVDNEEMRKVNLKERGFDKTTDVLSFPLVYQPHAPLGCILINVDLVEEKSNELGHSKEAEIALLFTHGLLHVLGYDHETDDGQMREKEEAVIAEFELPDSLIVRNS
- a CDS encoding TonB-dependent receptor domain-containing protein; the protein is MNNLLKTGLSLALIVNILSVTYAEDEVELDSVEVVGQNHKERDEAYKKSGAVSIRDEINKSDKTLDTIIRSIPGTFTQMNKGAGAVTVNIRGGTGFGRVNTMVDGVSQTFYSSGGDTGGKGGAGSQFGASIDPSFITSVELNRGSFKGSGGANSLMGSSNFKTIAVDDILRFDRNIGGMLKSQVGSNDMRPEHMFAVAGKRFFNYGGALGFLYGHSEKTISQNYEVGGGETHSEKSIRDTKRISEDYEKEYYPDKSPYDSTPYDPEKVRQKPKSDIFKIEYTDDYNSLELQYRTLNNHLAGRSIKNNTKQINYNLNIPDNNLVNFNFLYSNNFNQQNYDIGAEIINRRINKPLTGENKAEIFDISNTFEFELPKDSTLSTTFGLNVLENKYSRNRYPDELKIYKICEDDEENDDCLVSTSEFLGGTFSEAEKINAALPTNSFFPQGEQKFKAFYLDNSINWDKLTFNYNINFVKYKNKGESLLTVSQFVDELNDQWNKLDEIWKKLPEKSKEREALEPEFNRLEELYKPYYDWNKVKKNNIHDQDEIEKGFTQNPNNIITKQDEIKDHFLNYSFMVTANLNEYFTPFIGLSRTHRAPTIQEMFFSNLSNAGKNLSLKPETAKTKQIGFNGFTQGVITKNDTIGYKFTRYQTRIENFIHNILSYRVVPGKYLDGTSVTVGTIYHRNHNEEVFINGFEAEISYDMGTFFANASFAKQRTNQPASYSDISRTADNITVDQADAQSFGLTKVTILPNQYGSLELGVRLFDQKLTLGGIAKYYGKSKRSKYDTTLMCEGGAKPIHPLDQHGNFSFERALQCPKDATGKQYKSIGQIAEYEEFESQPIIYDIYATYEPSKNFMIKFAIDNLTDKLYVNPLDANNDSASQYAKVIHTKQKNGNYFYTEYLQNNFARGRTAKLMFSYKF
- the queC gene encoding 7-cyano-7-deazaguanine synthase QueC; protein product: MKKAVCIMSGGMDSTLCAVLAKKQGYDIVALHFDYNQRTMSREKRAFKEICDKIGVVKKVELDVSFISDIGANALTDLSMDIRKDGVADDVPNTYVPFRNGIFISIAAALAEKEGAEALFIGVVEEDSSGYPDCSDEFIKSINDAINKGTKDSTNIKIHMPLVHLSKADIVKSSLQNNSPLELTWSCYENEDEACGLCDSCRLRLNGFELAGAKDPIRYKNLNSKIKL